Proteins encoded in a region of the Podarcis muralis chromosome 6, rPodMur119.hap1.1, whole genome shotgun sequence genome:
- the SLC33A1 gene encoding acetyl-coenzyme A transporter 1, with amino-acid sequence MSPTISYKDSSRQRRPGSYQNSVDMLKRELPPPDFCGDGRAEVGDDREALLQEPSVTPLGTPRGYRAELGSILLLLFLYVLQGIPLGLAGSIPLILQSKNVSYTDQAFFSFVFWPFSLKLLWAPLVDAVYFKSFGRRKSWLVPTQYTLGLFMMYLSRQVDSLLGEEDGKSPDVVALTVTFFLFEFLAATQDIAVDGWALTMLSRENVGYASTCNSVGQTAGYFLGNVLFLALESASFCNKYLRFQPQPRGIVTLSDFLFYWGAVFLITTTLVALLKKEDTERHPSKEETKGIMDTYKLLFSIVKMPAVLTFCALILTAKIGFSAADAVTGLKLVEEGVPKEHLALLAVPMVPLQIILPLIISKYTAGPQPLNTFYKAMPFRLLFGLEFAFLVWWTPKVKYEGGFPIYYYIILLLSYALHQVTLYSMYVAIMAFNAKVSDPLIGGTYMTLLNTVSNLGGNWPATVALWLVDPLTVKECVGAPGHNCGTAAAAELCTKEGGSCIITLDGYYVESLICVALGFVWWLFLGPKFKKLQNERASSWKCRRTSS; translated from the exons ATGTCCCCCACCATCTCCTACAAAGACAGCAGCCGGCAGCGCCGGCCGGGCTCCTACCAGAACTCGGTGGATATGCTGAAGAGGGAGCTCCCGCCCCCGGACTTCTGCGGGGATGGCCGCGCCGAAGTGGGAGATGACCGAGAGGCGCTTCTCCAAGAGCCGAGCGTCACGCCGCTGGGGACACCCCGGGGCTACCGAGCGGAGCTGGGCAGCAtcttgctgctgctcttcctctACGTGCTGCAGGGCATCCCGCTGGGGCTCGCCGGCAGCATCCCgctcatcttgcaaagcaagaacGTGAGCTACACGGACCAGGCTTTCTTCAGCTTCGTCTTCTGGCCTTTCAGCTTGAAGCTGCTGTGGGCCCCTCTGGTGGATGCCGTGTACTTCAAGAGCTTTGGCCGGCGCAAGTCGTGGCTTGTGCCCACTCAGTACACCTTGGGGCTTTTTATGATGTACCTTTCCAGGCAGGTGGACTCTTTGCTTGGGGAGGAGGATGGCAAAAGCCCAGATGTGGTGGCTCTTACAGTGACCTTCTTCTTGTTCGAGTTTCTGGCAGCCACTCAGGACATAGCTGTAGATGGTTGGGCATTGACTATGTTGTCTCGGGAGAATGTGGGCTATGCTTCCACTTGTAACTCTGTGGGACAGACAGCTGGCTACTTCTTGGGAAATGTCTTGTTCTTGGCTCTGGAATCAGCCTCCTTCTGCAACAAGTATTTGCGGTTTCAGCCTCAACCCAGAGGAATTGTAACGCTTTCAG ATTTCCTATTTTACTGGGGTGCTGTTTTCTTAATCACTACCACCTTGGTCGCACTCTTGAAAAAAGAAGATACGGAAAGACACCCatcaaaagaagaaacaaaaggcaTCATGGATACGTACAAGCTGCTCTTCTCAATAGTAAAAATGCCAGCAGTCCTTACATTTTGTGCCCTGATTTTAACAGCAAAG ATCGGATTCTCGGCAGCGGATGCAGTCACAGGCCTCAAACTGGTAGAAGAAGGAGTACCTAAAGAACACTTGGCTCTTCTTGCTGTTCCAATGGTTCCACTGCAGATCATATTGCCTCTGATTATCAGCAAATACACAGCAGGCCCACAGCCCCTGAACACATTTTACAAAGCTATGCCTTTTAG GTTACTGTTTGGGTTGGAATTTGCTTTCTTGGTTTGGTGGACTCCCAAAGTAAAATACGAAGGAGGATTTCCCATCTATTACTATATTATATTGCTTCTGAGTTATGCTTTGCATCAG GTTACGCTGTACAGCATGTATGTTGCTATAATGGCTTTCAATGCCAAAGTTAGTGACCCACTCATAGGTGGAACGTACATGACGCTACTTAACACAGTGTCGAATTTGGGTGGAAACTGGCCGGCAACAGTAGCTCTTTGGCTTGTGGATCCACTTACAGTGAAGGAGTGTGTCGGAGCTCCAGGACATAACTGCGGgactgcagctgctgcagaa CTTTGTACAAAAGAAGGTGGATCGTGTATTATTACCTTGGATGGTTATTACGTGGAATCCCTAATATGCGTGGCTTTGGGATTTGTTTGGTGGTTGTTTCTCGGTCCCAAATTCAAAAAGCTGCAGAACGAGAGGGCATCTTCATGGAAATGCAGGAGAACCAGTTCATAG